A window of Acinonyx jubatus isolate Ajub_Pintada_27869175 chromosome E4, VMU_Ajub_asm_v1.0, whole genome shotgun sequence contains these coding sequences:
- the CD244 gene encoding natural killer cell receptor 2B4 isoform X1 — MWGLSLVLTLLFLKGPQGQDSAKRVVGLSGTCLRLWPPTTLAKNIESVQWKRPGPSPSEFSVILTWKCGSNYCSDKNWTLNHLNKRFGFITQNLSLTIQAAQQQDSGFYIFEATDEHGKVKNYTFQVSVFDHVGEPHVLQDLKVLEGGRCQVTLSCSVPSGDNVSYDWYRGSVLIETARNHSTLEDQIDANSSHIYTCNVSNSVSWTNRTFILHCPGDSQQDKSLHLLVIIVVLLITLFLGALTGFCVWRRKMKQSRKWRVPRTCCCPTCHPPTHLPGSTAPASLLERWDVCACTCMCVCVWGAFLPAHAFWGSSRCIQPNVQIYLPVAGLLGCCPGPDGVGVSGGCWSRAGLLGRAPVCLLSRTFLEVLATWAGGGTVQRRSLDRTPSGGLCISVSAAFLSQRTAQRSF; from the exons ATTCTGCTAAACGTGTGGTTGGACTCTCAGGAACATGTCTCCGGTTATGGCCTCCCACGACACTGGCAAAGAACATAGAATCTGTTCAATGGAAGAGGCCGGGGCCCTCACCTTCAGAATTTTCTGTGATACTGACATGGAAGTGTGGGTCTAATTATTGCAGCGATAAAAATTGGACTTTGAATCATCTCAACAAAAGATTCGGTTTTATAACCCAGAACTTAAGTCTCACCATCCAGGCAGCTCAGCAGCAGGACAGCGGCTTCTACATCTTTGAGGCGACTGATGAGCATGGAAAAGTTAAGAACTACACGTTCCAGGTTTCTGTGTTTG ATCACGTAGGGGAGCCCCACGTACTACAGGACTTGAAggtcctggagggagggaggtgccaAGTGACTCTGTCCTGCTCGGTCCCCAGCGGTGATAACGTGAGCTATGATTGGTATAGAGGGAGCGTGCTGATCGAGACAGCAAGGAATCACAGCACGCTGGAGGACCAGATCGATGCCAACAGCTCGCACATATATACCTGCAATGTCAGCAACTCGGTCAGCTGGACAAACCGCACCTTCATCCTGCACTGTCCGGGTGACTCCCAGC AGGACAAGTCTCTGCACTTGTTGGTGATCATCGTGGTCCTTCTAATCACGCTGTTCCTGGGCGCCCTCACCGGCTTCTGTGTgtggaggaggaagatgaagcaGTCACGTAAGTGGAGGGTCCCCAGGACGTGCTGTTGCCCGACCTGCCATCCCCCAACGCATCTGCCTGGGAGCACAGCACCTGCTTCTCTTCTAGAGCGTTGggacgtgtgtgcgtgcacgtgcatgtgtgtgtgtgtctggggggcCTTTCTCCCAGCTCACGCCTTCTGGGGTTCCTCGAGGTGTATACAGCCCAACGTGCAGATTTACCTGCCGGTGGCCGGCTTGCTGGGGTGCTGCCCGGGGCCTGACGGAGTAGGTGTGTCGGGTGGTTGCTGGTCCCGTGCTGGCCTTCTGGGGAGAGCACCCGTCTGCCTCCTTTCTAGAACCTTTCTCGAGGTCTTGGCCACCTGGGCTGGAGGTGGGACCGTGCAACGCAGAAGTTTGGACAGGACGCCCTCGGGAGGtctctgcatctctgtctctgctgctttTCTCTCACAGAGGACGGCACAGAGGAGTTTCTGA